A genomic window from Gossypium hirsutum isolate 1008001.06 chromosome D12, Gossypium_hirsutum_v2.1, whole genome shotgun sequence includes:
- the LOC107946078 gene encoding NADH dehydrogenase [ubiquinone] iron-sulfur protein 5-B, which translates to MASGWGINGNKGRCYDFWVDFSECMSRCREPKDCGLLREDYLECLHHSKEFQRRNRIYKEEQRKLRAAARKDKEGENGVHHHA; encoded by the exons ATGGCATCCGGGTGGGGAATCAACGGTAACAAAGGCAGGTGCTACGATTTCTGGGTCGACTTCAGCGAGTGCATGTCCCGTTGCAGAGAGCCCAAGGACTGTGGACTTCTCCGTGAAGATTATCTCGAGTGCCTCCACCATTCTAAAGAA TTTCAACGAAGGAATCGAATTTATAAGGAGGAGCAACGTAAATTAAGAGCTGCCGCACGAAAAGACAAGGAAGGCGAAAATGGTGTTCATCATCATGCATAG
- the LOC107946079 gene encoding phytochrome A-associated F-box protein-like yields the protein MTETPFSKLSDDVVLNIFSKLEHHPKSWACLACVCTKFSSLIHNTCFKQKCFKTIPAVCAGLLSSSSVPPGGWSSLHKLSVCCPGLHHAGVLLDHSDFGFAREIGPEVKYPKLANSQFSPPPTEPWSSKVEGNPNPDPENNAAGSDCSWSLFDDLCYDTVSNPSESIDGYKVERIDNRDIKTGREFLVCKRRKLSRPLRSHLADGVWNLSREQGNKLLASRFRGDCLYICDWPGCIHMEEKRNYMLFRGVFNDFKKSRVWRTINDGNRRKIDLSCAFCSCKQTWDLHSAFCLRRVFGYHDDGEPVVRAYVCENGHVSGAWTDLPLYT from the coding sequence ATGACGGAGACGCCGTTCTCAAAACTCTCCGACGACGTCGTTCTTAACATCTTCTCCAAGCTCGAACATCACCCCAAGAGCTGGGCTTGTCTCGCTTGTGTCTGCACCAAATTCTCTTCTCTCATTCACAACACCTGCTTCAAACAAAAATGCTTCAAAACCATCCCCGCCGTTTGCGCCGGTCTCCTCTCCTCTTCCTCCGTCCCTCCCGGCGGTTGGTCCTCCCTCCATAAGCTCTCCGTCTGCTGCCCTGGCCTCCATCACGCTGGCGTCCTTCTCGACCACTCCGATTTTGGCTTCGCACGTGAGATTGGCCCCGAGGTGAAATATCCCAAGCTAGCTAATTCCCAATTCTCCCCGCCGCCCACCGAGCCTTGGTCCAGCAAAGTGGAAGGGAATCCGAATCCGGATCCGGAAAATAACGCTGCCGGGTCCGATTGTTCATGGTCGCTTTTCGATGATCTATGTTACGACACCGTTTCAAACCCGTCCGAGTCGATAGACGGTTATAAAGTAGAAAGAATTGACAACAGAGACATAAAAACCGGGCGTGAATTTCTCGTTTGTAAAAGGAGGAAGCTATCTAGACCGCTTAGATCCCATCTAGCAGACGGCGTTTGGAACTTAAGCCGAGAACAGGGCAACAAGTTGTTAGCGAGCCGGTTCCGAGGCGATTGTTTATACATTTGCGATTGGCCGGGATGCATTCACATGGAGGAGAAGCGGAATTACATGCTTTTCAGAGGGGTTTTCAACGACTTCAAGAAATCCCGAGTGTGGAGGACGATAAATGATGGGAACAGGCGCAAGATCGATCTGAGTTGCGCCTTTTGCTCTTGTAAACAAACATGGGATTTGCATTCTGCTTTCTGTTTGAGGCGGGTTTTCGGGTACCACGATGATGGGGAGCCAGTTGTTCGAGCTTATGTTTGTGAGAACGGACATGTTTCTGGTGCTTGGACTGATTTGCCTTTGTACACTTAA
- the LOC107946081 gene encoding E3 ubiquitin-protein ligase BAH1 yields the protein MKFCKKYQEYMQGQEKKLPGVGFKKLKKILKNCRREFQSKNDVHGVLHNQTCPQHCPVCDGTFFPSLLKEMSDIVGCFNERAQKLLELHLASGFRKYFIWFKGKLQGSHVALIQEGKDLVNYALINAVAIRKILKKYDKVHFSKQGQAFKSQAQSMHIEILQSPWLCELMAFHINLRETKVKSGMTPASFEGCYLTFNDGKPFLSCELFDSVKLDIDLTCSICLDTVFDPVSLTCGHIFCYMCACSAASVSIVNGLKAAEPKEKCPLCREAGVYEGFVHLDELSILVRRSCSEYWEQRLLMERAERVRQAKEHWESQCQAFVGV from the exons ATGAAGTTCTGCAAGAAATATCAAGAATACATGCAGGGACAAGAGAAGAAACTACCTGGTGTTGGTTTCAAGAAGCTTAAGAAGATTTTGAAGAACTGTAGAAGAGAATTTCAGTCCAAGAATGACGTCCATGGTGTTCTTCATAACCAAACTTGTCCTCAGCATTGTCCag TTTGCGATGGGACCTTCTTCCCTTCCCTTTTAAAGGAAATGTCTGATATAGTAGGCTGCTTCAATGAGCGTGCACAGAAATTGCTTGAACTACATTTGGCTTCTGGTTTTAGAAAATACTTCATTTGGTTCAAAGGTAAGCTACAAGGCAGCCATGTTGCTTTGATTCAAGAAGGGAAGGACCTGGTTAACTATGCATTGATTAATGCTGTGGCGATTCGTAAAATACTGAAAAAATACGATAAGGTTCATTTCTCCAAACAAGGGCAAGCTTTCAAGTCACAAGCACAAAGTATGCACATCGAAATCCTCCAATCTCCGTGGCTATGCGAGCTTATGGCTTTCCATATTAATTTGAGGGAAACCAAGGTGAAATCAGGGATGACCCCTGCATCGTTTGAAGGATGTTACCTCACATTTAATGATGGGAAACCATTCCTTTCTTGTGAACTCTTTGATTCTGTCAAGCTTGATATTGACTTGACTTGTTCTATATGCTTG GACACAGTATTTGATCCAGTATCCCTCACTTGTGGGCATATATTCTGCTACATGTGTGCTTGCTCGGCTGCATCGGTTAGCATTGTTAATGGACTGAAAGCAGCTGAGCCAAAAGAAAAGTGTCCCTTATGTCGAGAG GCAGGAGTTTATGAAGGTTTTGTACATTTGGATGAGCTTAGTATTTTGGTAAGGAGAAG TTGTAGTGAATACTGGGAGCAGCGACTTCTAATGGAAAGAGCCGAGCGAGTTCGACAGGCAAAGGAACACTGGGAATCCCAGTGTCAGGCGTTTGTCGGGGTCTGA